TGAGGTCATCAAGTGTCGTCATCTGGCTGTTTGGCACGACGGTTTCCAGCACCGCGCGGTCAACGGCCTGCAGCGGGCGTTGGCCCAGAACGATTTCGTTGATGGTGCGTTCGCAGGTACGGTGCGCCTGCGACAGCAGGGCTGCTTTCTGAGCCGTTGATCGCCCCATCCCCGCCAGCCGCGCCAGCACAATCACGCTGCCCATCAGAATGGCAGTCGCCAGAATGATTTCCATCAGACTGAAGCCACATCGCGAAGACCGTCGAGAAACTGGCGGGCGAGGGAATCGCATCATATGGCACCCTCCCTCACCACGTCCTGCTGATCTATAGACGGAAGGCGAAACGGAGCCGTATACGAAATGCTTCCGGTCAGGCCGCGAACATTCACCTTCACCGCGAAGTTTCGACTGCCACCGATCTGAATTTCGGCGTCACGACTTCGACCGTTCGGACGGAATCGAATCGGCTCCATCTCTCGATCAGAACCAATCGGCGCATTCTCAACGAGTCCTGGCACCGAATCCGCTTGGGCATCCGGCAGCAATCCGGAATTCGCCCGTGTGACTTCGGCCATGACGGGTTCGATAAACCAGCATCCTGTTGGAAGCTGGCCTTCGTGGATGACTTCCAACTTGTTGCCCGGCGATGATTCAGTTCCAGTGATTCGTTCATCCAGTGCGCCATCGGTCGTGAGAGTCGCAGACGAACCGAACGGTGTTCCTGAGCATTCAAGCCACCAGCGGTCGGTCCCGGGTTGATATCGGAACAGCACGTCACAGCCGCGGCGAATCGCAGTGGCACGAGCTTTCGCGATGGCGGCTTTGACTGATGTTGCAGACGATCGCAGACGGCTCTTGTCCAGGGGCCCGCGCATCGAAGGCAACGCGAACGCTGTCATGGTGGTTAGAATTGCCAGCACGATCAGCAGTTCCGGCAGAGAGAATCCGCCGCGTGCTGATCCAACGGCCTGCCCTGCCCCAACATTTCCTGTGCCAACAAGTCTGTTCCAACGCTTTCGTTCACGGAAGGCCGGAGGGAGACTGGATTCGTACACCGGCATCCGACGGAAGTCGTCTGCAAGGCGCAAGAGTTTGCAGATCGCCCTGAACATTATCACTCCGCCTAACAAGGGCACGGCCTCGGGCCCACTGGCGTGGAAAGCAATTCGGCGTGGATCGTGCCAGACGCCGAGGTGCTTCCGTTGATCGCCTGATGAAATACGCACACACTGTGCACGCAAATTCTTCCTTACGATTCTAAACATCGCCATCTGATGAGACGTCTCCGCCTTCGCTGGCCGCTCCGTCACCGGTCCAGCTCACAATGTCATCTTCGGTGTTTTCCTGTCCGTCCGGGCCCAGTGACCAGATGTCAGGCACGTTTAACGTGTTGTGGGTGGCGGGAAATTCGTAGCGGTAACTGTTGCCCCACGGATCCTTGGGCAGCTTTTCTGTTTTGATGTAAGGACCATCCCAGTTGGATGAACTTCCACCACCGTTTTCATCGCCCTCCAGTTCCGGAGCTGCTTCGGAGCCGCTTTCCAGATCACCTCCGGCCGAGTCCGCTGACGG
This portion of the Planctomycetaceae bacterium genome encodes:
- a CDS encoding prepilin-type N-terminal cleavage/methylation domain-containing protein, whose product is MFRAICKLLRLADDFRRMPVYESSLPPAFRERKRWNRLVGTGNVGAGQAVGSARGGFSLPELLIVLAILTTMTAFALPSMRGPLDKSRLRSSATSVKAAIAKARATAIRRGCDVLFRYQPGTDRWWLECSGTPFGSSATLTTDGALDERITGTESSPGNKLEVIHEGQLPTGCWFIEPVMAEVTRANSGLLPDAQADSVPGLVENAPIGSDREMEPIRFRPNGRSRDAEIQIGGSRNFAVKVNVRGLTGSISYTAPFRLPSIDQQDVVREGAI
- a CDS encoding type II secretion system protein GspG produces the protein MKKRNLNLIKNSRRGFTLTELLIVMAILVLLVSLVGPRLLGSKEKADINSVKTQIGMFQSALERYAIDMNKFPSSEQGLAALISEPSADSAGGDLESGSEAAPELEGDENGGGSSSNWDGPYIKTEKLPKDPWGNSYRYEFPATHNTLNVPDIWSLGPDGQENTEDDIVSWTGDGAASEGGDVSSDGDV